One genomic region from Solwaraspora sp. WMMD792 encodes:
- a CDS encoding LamG domain-containing protein, whose amino-acid sequence MPAPTVTSVDYPDDGVSHGGRDVAGEFTFSTSSPDVVAYVYGWSSPAGTTVTVPPGASVTLTLTPPGEGPNALHVYARNEYGRPSPTTTYQFLVTSRSSPIGHWPLIDTNNERFRARSGGPDLVPSGDVTWAPDTYLIEASTPAFDAVAEDPVGVPGAATAAVSALDTSGSFSAAAWVRPADLSGDRTAVGADGTGAGGFQLGIRQLGDPPAPHWAFTVPTGTAASSPLISAYRPAPIAASDVDHWTHLTGVFDADEQLLQLYVNGALAAEAAFAATPWQAAGPFTVGRGFSDGAPAQWWSGGVTDILLWSRVADLEDLHGRFSDPGDTLPELFGVLTPRQVGLWGFDYSADCWCGDEFDLGSWGRNLYLAGWDTVPATSGFVHDSGAPTGHAAWFDGTSGYASTTSPYDPVPRPVLRTDHSFGVLLWARLDGDPADPLPGSDAVVLAQGGDETDAFQLGYRASDGRWVFRLRGADDADLPDLAVAASPAAAVPGQWTHLAGVYDAGSETLTLYIDGVAGDPVAVPAPPSWTAPGSLTVGAGAGPAGLTGFFPGRVSRIEAHSGPVPAWLITDRYTRP is encoded by the coding sequence GTGCCGGCGCCGACCGTGACCTCGGTCGACTACCCCGACGACGGCGTGTCGCACGGCGGTCGGGACGTCGCGGGTGAGTTCACCTTCAGTACGTCGTCGCCCGACGTCGTCGCCTACGTGTACGGCTGGAGCAGCCCGGCAGGCACCACGGTGACCGTCCCCCCCGGGGCGAGCGTGACGTTGACCCTCACCCCACCGGGCGAGGGACCCAACGCCCTGCACGTCTACGCGCGCAACGAGTACGGCCGGCCCAGCCCGACGACGACGTACCAGTTCCTGGTCACCTCGCGATCGTCGCCGATCGGGCACTGGCCGCTGATCGACACCAACAACGAGCGCTTCCGTGCCCGCTCAGGCGGTCCCGACCTGGTCCCGAGCGGCGACGTCACCTGGGCACCGGACACCTACCTGATCGAGGCGAGCACGCCGGCTTTCGACGCAGTCGCCGAAGACCCGGTCGGCGTCCCAGGCGCGGCCACCGCAGCCGTGTCCGCGCTCGACACCTCGGGTTCGTTCAGCGCCGCCGCCTGGGTCCGGCCAGCCGACCTGTCTGGCGATCGCACCGCCGTCGGTGCCGACGGGACCGGTGCCGGTGGCTTCCAGTTGGGCATCCGCCAACTCGGCGACCCGCCGGCTCCGCACTGGGCGTTCACCGTGCCGACAGGTACGGCAGCATCGAGTCCGCTGATCTCCGCGTACCGTCCCGCGCCGATCGCCGCTTCCGACGTCGACCACTGGACCCACCTGACCGGCGTCTTCGACGCCGACGAGCAACTGCTTCAGTTGTACGTCAACGGAGCCTTGGCAGCTGAGGCCGCGTTCGCGGCTACCCCGTGGCAGGCGGCTGGACCGTTCACGGTGGGCCGAGGCTTCAGCGACGGCGCACCGGCGCAGTGGTGGTCCGGCGGCGTGACGGACATCCTGCTGTGGAGCCGGGTGGCGGACCTGGAGGACCTGCACGGACGCTTCTCCGATCCCGGTGACACGCTTCCTGAGCTGTTCGGGGTGCTGACGCCGAGACAAGTTGGGCTGTGGGGGTTCGACTACTCGGCTGACTGCTGGTGCGGTGACGAGTTCGACCTCGGCTCCTGGGGCCGCAACCTGTACCTCGCCGGCTGGGACACCGTGCCGGCGACCTCGGGGTTCGTCCACGACTCCGGTGCCCCGACCGGCCACGCGGCCTGGTTCGACGGGACGAGCGGGTACGCCTCGACCACCAGCCCGTACGATCCGGTCCCGCGCCCGGTGCTGCGTACCGATCATTCCTTTGGGGTGTTGCTCTGGGCCCGTCTCGACGGTGACCCGGCAGATCCACTGCCCGGCAGTGATGCGGTGGTGCTCGCCCAGGGCGGCGACGAGACGGACGCGTTCCAGCTTGGATACCGGGCCAGCGACGGGCGGTGGGTGTTCCGGCTGCGTGGAGCGGACGACGCCGACCTGCCCGACCTGGCCGTCGCCGCGAGTCCGGCTGCGGCGGTACCCGGCCAGTGGACGCATCTCGCCGGGGTGTACGACGCGGGCTCGGAGACACTCACCCTCTACATCGACGGCGTGGCCGGTGACCCGGTGGCGGTGCCTGCGCCACCGAGTTGGACCGCGCCCGGGTCGCTGACCGTCGGGGCCGGGGCAGGACCTGCGGGGCTGACCGGCTTCTTCCCTGGCCGGGTGAGCCGCATCGAGGCACACTCCGGCCCGGTCCCGGCCTGGCTGATCACCGACCGCTACACCCGTCCATAA
- a CDS encoding helix-turn-helix transcriptional regulator has protein sequence MSPSVLNSSVPRRRLGRELRQLRERLTQLPQTSVASELEWSATKLWRMERGEVPVRSGDVVLLCELYGVEEETTEILAALATKTREKGWWHDYASLPSWFELYVGLEEAASRIREYQSQLVPGFLQTREYATAIFTKDVDGVPRHQIADRVTVRLGRARLLTRLEPQAPEFDVVVDEAVLRRVVGSRQIMAAQVRRLADAGRLPNVSVRVLPFSSDLHAGVLTGGSFTILDFPEQYEPTTVYQESITGALFLDKQTESDRYAWVYHDIRSAALSEAESRALLLDTAKEYEP, from the coding sequence ATGTCCCCGTCCGTGTTGAACTCGTCCGTACCGCGCCGACGACTGGGCCGGGAGCTGCGTCAACTGCGCGAGCGGCTGACCCAGCTGCCGCAGACGTCGGTGGCCAGCGAGCTGGAGTGGTCGGCGACGAAGCTGTGGCGGATGGAGCGCGGCGAGGTCCCGGTCCGCTCCGGCGACGTCGTGCTGCTCTGCGAGTTGTACGGCGTCGAGGAGGAGACCACCGAGATCCTTGCCGCGTTGGCGACCAAGACCCGGGAGAAGGGCTGGTGGCACGACTACGCAAGCCTGCCGTCGTGGTTCGAGCTGTACGTGGGCCTGGAGGAGGCCGCCAGCCGGATCCGCGAGTACCAGAGTCAGCTGGTGCCGGGCTTCTTGCAGACCCGGGAGTACGCCACCGCGATCTTCACCAAGGACGTCGACGGCGTGCCCCGTCACCAGATCGCCGACCGGGTCACGGTGCGGCTGGGCCGGGCCCGGCTGCTGACCCGGCTGGAGCCACAGGCTCCCGAGTTCGACGTCGTCGTCGACGAGGCGGTGCTGCGCCGCGTCGTCGGGTCGCGCCAGATCATGGCGGCACAGGTGCGCCGGCTCGCCGACGCCGGCCGGCTGCCGAACGTCTCCGTCCGGGTCCTGCCGTTCTCCTCCGATCTGCACGCCGGGGTGCTGACCGGCGGCTCGTTCACCATCCTGGACTTTCCCGAGCAGTACGAGCCCACCACGGTCTACCAGGAGTCGATCACCGGCGCGCTCTTCCTCGACAAACAGACCGAGAGCGACCGGTACGCTTGGGTCTACCACGACATCCGGTCGGCCGCGCTGAGCGAGGCCGAGTCGCGGGCGCTGCTGCTGGACACGGCGAAGGAGTACGAGCCATGA
- a CDS encoding cystathionine gamma-lyase — translation MTATSRDPGYGDGTRCVAAGLPEPTPGQPFLPGPVFAAPYHLDPVTGPSPDRDGYAREDNPTRRALESAIGDLEGGDTLVFASGQAAITALLLTTLRPGDTVLLPADGYFTVRALAATVLEPIGVTVRLMPTAGPYPDFAGVRLVLLETPANPGLDVCDVAALAAAAHDAGALVAVDNTAPTPLGQRPLDLGADIVVASGTKALTGHSDLLLGYLATRSPEVLADATRWRKLTGSVPGPFDCWLAHRSLATLDLRLARQSANAEAVAAALVGRGDVTGVRWPGLPTDPSYAVAAAQMRRIPGIVSFDLGDADRVGRFLTASKLVSAATSFGGLHTAADRRAQWGDDTPPGFVRLSCGIEDTVDLVRDITATLDAT, via the coding sequence ATGACCGCCACTTCCCGCGACCCGGGGTACGGCGACGGCACCCGGTGTGTCGCAGCCGGGCTGCCCGAGCCGACCCCCGGCCAGCCGTTCCTGCCCGGCCCGGTGTTCGCCGCCCCGTACCACCTGGACCCGGTGACCGGGCCGTCGCCGGACCGCGACGGTTATGCCCGGGAGGACAACCCGACCCGGCGGGCGCTCGAATCGGCCATCGGTGACCTGGAAGGCGGCGACACCCTCGTCTTTGCCAGCGGCCAGGCGGCGATCACCGCGCTGCTGCTGACCACGCTGCGCCCCGGCGACACGGTGCTGCTGCCCGCCGACGGCTACTTCACCGTACGGGCGTTGGCCGCCACGGTGCTGGAGCCGATCGGCGTGACCGTGCGGCTGATGCCGACCGCCGGGCCGTACCCGGACTTCGCCGGGGTGCGGTTGGTGCTGCTGGAGACCCCGGCCAACCCGGGGCTGGACGTCTGCGACGTCGCCGCGCTCGCGGCGGCGGCGCACGACGCCGGGGCGCTGGTCGCGGTCGACAACACCGCGCCGACCCCGCTCGGGCAGCGGCCGTTGGACCTGGGGGCGGACATCGTGGTCGCCTCCGGCACCAAGGCGCTGACCGGCCACTCCGATCTGCTGCTCGGCTACCTGGCCACCCGCTCGCCGGAGGTGCTGGCCGATGCGACGCGGTGGCGCAAGCTGACCGGGTCGGTGCCGGGCCCGTTCGACTGCTGGCTCGCCCACCGGTCATTGGCCACACTGGACCTGCGGCTGGCCCGCCAGTCAGCCAACGCGGAAGCGGTCGCCGCCGCGCTGGTCGGGCGTGGTGACGTCACCGGCGTACGCTGGCCCGGCCTGCCGACCGATCCGTCGTACGCGGTCGCGGCGGCCCAGATGCGCCGCATCCCGGGGATCGTGTCGTTCGACCTGGGTGACGCCGACCGGGTCGGCCGCTTCCTGACCGCGTCGAAGCTGGTGTCGGCGGCCACGTCGTTCGGTGGTCTGCACACGGCCGCCGATCGGCGGGCCCAGTGGGGCGACGACACGCCACCGGGCTTCGTGCGGCTCTCCTGCGGCATCGAAGACACTGTGGACCTGGTACGCGACATCACCGCCACCCTGGACGCTACCTGA
- a CDS encoding NUDIX domain-containing protein — protein sequence MTRRRDYYRDPAAPRANRIVPGGSAIVTDDCGRVLMHRRADSGNWSLPGGTMEVGETLQQCVVREVKEETGHDIEITALIGVYTDPAHVIAYADGEVRQEFTVTYLGRIVGGTILVSDESTEVRFVDPAEFADIPIHDTVRLRLRHHAEQRDTPYLG from the coding sequence GTGACTCGCCGGCGTGACTACTACCGCGACCCGGCCGCGCCGAGGGCGAACAGGATCGTCCCGGGCGGTTCAGCGATTGTCACCGACGACTGCGGTCGGGTGCTGATGCACCGACGCGCCGACTCCGGCAACTGGTCGCTACCCGGCGGCACGATGGAGGTCGGCGAGACACTGCAACAGTGCGTCGTCCGAGAAGTGAAGGAGGAGACGGGCCACGACATCGAGATCACCGCGCTGATCGGCGTCTACACCGACCCGGCGCATGTGATCGCGTATGCGGACGGCGAGGTGCGCCAGGAGTTCACCGTCACCTACCTCGGCCGGATAGTTGGCGGGACGATTCTGGTCAGCGACGAGTCTACCGAGGTGCGGTTCGTCGATCCTGCCGAGTTCGCCGACATTCCCATCCACGACACGGTACGGCTGCGGCTGCGGCACCACGCTGAGCAGCGCGACACTCCGTACCTCGGATAG
- a CDS encoding DUF397 domain-containing protein has protein sequence MTDLTGATWRKSSRSNSQGACVEVADGLAGVIGVRDSKDPTGPVLTISPANWSAFVAATKTGTITA, from the coding sequence ATGACCGACCTGACCGGTGCCACCTGGCGCAAGAGCAGCCGATCCAACAGCCAGGGTGCCTGTGTCGAGGTCGCCGACGGGCTGGCCGGCGTGATCGGCGTACGCGATTCCAAGGACCCCACCGGCCCGGTCCTGACCATCTCCCCCGCCAACTGGTCAGCCTTTGTCGCCGCTACCAAGACCGGCACCATCACCGCCTGA